In Desulfocurvus vexinensis DSM 17965, the DNA window GTCCTGCATCCGGCGCACCTCGCCCGTGGTCACCTCGCGCAGCAGGTGCAGCCGGTCCGCCGCCGTGCGCGCGATGTTGTCCTCCAGGATGACATGCAGGTAGCCGATGAGGATGAAGTTGCCCAGGATCAGCAGCGCCCCGGTGACGTACAGGAACCGCCCCTTGAGCGACCAGCGCCCCGGGTCCACCATGCGCAGCGCCCGCTGCACCGCAGAGCCTGCGCCCCGCCGCCTCTCGGCCTTGGGCGCGGCCTTGAGCCCGTTCGCGGCCTTGGATTCTTCCATGCCCCCCTCCCCGTGCGAAACGTTCCCCCGGGCCGACCGCCCGCTACGGCCTGCCCCTCTTTTCCTTACTCCCGGGCTATATTACGATTGTGCAAAATTTGACAACCCCTTCTTGCGCGATGGAGCGCATCCCCGGAACGCCTTGGCCCGGAAGGATTTTTCCCACATCCAGCCCCCGGGTTGCGGCCGCCGCCCCGCGCGGGCGGTATGCAGGCGCGCCGATTTGCGCTATGGCTGCCAAGGCGCCCCAGCCCGCGACCCGCAACCCAAGAGAGCCATGCCCGCCCAAGCGCCCCTCTGCCTCTTGACCCTCGCCGCCCGCGACGACCTGGCCTTTGTCCTGGCCCTGCGCCAGCGCCTGGACGAACTGGGCCTGCGCTGGACCGTGGCCTGCGGCTGCCTGGACCCCGCGGCCCTGCGCGCCCTGGGGGCCGTGTCGCACCCCGGGCTGCACGCCCTGCCCGCCACGGGCCCCCAGCCCCTGGCCGAGGCCGTGGCCGCCCTGGAGGGCGCGGCGGCGGACGCTCCCGTGCTGCTGCTCGACCCGCGCGTGATCGTGCCCGACGACCCCCGGCCCCTGCTGGCCGTGCCCTCCGGCGCCCCGGCCCTGCTCTTCGGCGGCGGCGGCGGGCCCGTGCGCGCGGCCTTCGCCCCCGGCCCCGCGGGCCGCGCGGCCCTGGAGGCCCTGGCCGCGGGGCGCCCCGTGCCCGGCGCGGCCACGGCCCCGCCCCCGGCGGCCAAGCCCTGGCTGGCCCAGCCCGGCCAGGCCGTGGACTGCACCGGGGCGCGGCTCATCATGCAACGCTTCCTCGTGCCCGAGGCCCAGGCCACGGCGCCGCTCACGCGCAACCTGCTCGCCGGGCGCCTGGCGCCCTTCGCCCGCACCGTGCTGGGCATGGCCCGCGCCCTGCGCCAGGCCGACCCCGACCACGACCCGGCCCCCGCCGCACCCGCGTGGCTCGGGCCGCACCACGCCCTGTTCGCCGCCGACGCGGCCCCGGCCCCGCTGCTGGCCATCCCACAACTGCCCCTGGTCCTGGAGGGCGTCGTGCTCTACCTGCCGCCCGGCATGCCCGGGGCGGACCAGGCCCTGACGGCCCACCGCGCCGGGCAGCCCTGGCCCGTGCGCCCCGGCGCTCCGGCGCCGGACCTGGCCCCGGCCCGGGCCGCCCTGCGCGCCGGGCGCCCGCGCCAGGCCGTGGCCGCCTTCGACGCCGCGCTGGGGGCCAACCGCCACCACCGCGAGGCCCTGCTCGGCCTGCTGGAGGCCCTGGCCGGGGCGGGCGACGATCCGGCCTGCATCGCCGCCGCCCAGCACCACCTGGACTCGTACCCCGACGACGCCGAGGTGGCCGCCCTGCTCCACGCCGCCCGGCTGCGCGACCTGGGCCGCGAGGCCGCCGCCAGCCTGCGCGACGATACCGGCTACCGCCCCGGGGACTTCCTGGTCAGCGCCCTGGTCTCCACCTACGCCTCCGAGGCCTTCATGGAGGAATGCCTGACCGACCTGCTGGCCCAGACCGTGGCCGAGCGCCTGGAGATCATCGTCATCGACGCGGCCTCGCCCGAAAACGAAGCCGCCGTGGTCCGCCGCTTCCAGCAGCGCCACCACGGCATCCGCTTCCTGCGCACGCCCGCGCGCATCGGCATCTACCGCGCATGGAACCACGCGGCCCTGCTGGCCTCGGGCCGCTACCTCACGCCCTTCAGCACCAACGACCGCCTGGCCCCCGACGCCTACGCCACCCTGGCCGCCGCCCTGGACAACACCCCGGGGGCCGACCTGGTCTTCGGCGACACCCGGCTCACCGACACCCCGCACCAGACCTTCGCCGCGCACACGCCCTCGGCCCACTCCGGCGGGGCCTGGGTCTGGCCGCAATACTCCTTCGAGTACAACCTCGCCTCGTGCACCGGCGGGCCGCACCCCATGCTGCGCCGCAGCGCCATCGAGGCCCACGGCCTGTTCGACGAGCGCCACAAGGCCCTGGCCGACCAGGATTTCTTCATGCGCCTGGGCCGCCTGGGCCGCGTGCGGCACATCCCCGCGTTCACCGGGCTGGCCTGGCTGTCGCCCTCGGCCCTGTCCGACGAGTCGCACACCCAGGGCGAGCTGCGCACCCTGCGCGAGCGCCACCGCGCGGCCTACGCCGCCGACGGCGCGGCCCTGGCCGTGCTCAACAACCTGCTGGCCGAGCTGGACGCGACCATCGCCCTCGAAGGCCGCGAAGCCGCCCGCCGCTTCTACGCCGCCCACCGCCCGCGCCTGGGGGCGAGCGCCCTGACCGCCGACCTGGACCGCCTGCTGGGCTAGCAGGCCGCCCCAAGCGGCCCGCCGCACCGGCGGAAAAGCCCGGACCGCCTGGGCCTGCGCAGCGCAGCGCACCGTTTTGGAACGGCCTGCGCATTTTGGCTCGCGGCACCAGATCAGCAGCCCCTTGATTCCTTCGGCAAACAGCAAACAACGCAGCCCCGCAGCGCAGGCCACGCCACGAGGCCGAAACACCTCTTCCGCAGTGATGCCATGAAGGCGAAGGCAGCGCCGGACTTGCGGGTGCAAGACGGACAAGGCGCCGGAAAGGATACGCCGCAAGCCGCCGGGCATTTCCGTCCCGCCTGAAGCCCGGGGTCCGCAACCGGCCACAGCCCTGCCCCCGCCGCAGGCGTAACCCCACAGCCAGGCCGATAGGCAGATAGGCAGATAGGCAGATAGGCAGACAGAACGGGCAGGCGGGCAGAACGGCAAGCCCGGTCAAGGGAAACTTCCGGGTTCCCCTTGACCTTTCTGCTTATCAGTAATAGTTATCAATGGAAACGGAGGACATTATGGCCGAGCAACGCCCCCAGCGCATGACCCGCCAGCGCAAGATCATCCTGGAAGAGCTGCGCAAGCTCAAGACCCACCCCACCGCCGACGAGCTGTACGAGGCCGTGCGCGCGCGCCTGCCGCGCATCAGCCTGGGCACGGTGTACCGCAATCTGGACGTGCTCCAGGAAAACGGCGAGGTGCTCAAGCTCGAATCCGCCGGAAGCCAGAAGCGCTTCGACGGGGACATCAGCCCCCATTACCATGTGCGCTGCCTGCGCTGCGGCAGGGTCGGCGACGTGATGGCCGAGGTGCAGGACGTGGACGTGCGCGGCCTGAGCGCCCCCGGGTTCGAGATCACCGGGGGGACCATCGAATTTTTCGGCCTCTGCGACCGCTGCCAGGAACAGGCGGCCCCGGCGAGACCCCAGGGCCCCGCCGGAAGGCAGTAGCCCCGGCTTCGGACCCGACCCGCCGGGCCCGGCGCGCCCGGTGTCCCACACGACCCTCCGCAGAACCCCATCCGCATCACGGGCGCGCAAGAACGCCCCCGGCTCCCCGCCGGGGGCGTTCCCCTGTCTGCCGCCTGCGGGCCACGAGCCCGCCGCGCCCGGCCTCAGCCGTCCTGGGCGGGCTGGCGCTCGCGAAAGCGCGGCGCCTTCTCGATGAGGTCCAGCAGCAACAGCGCGGCGGTCATGTCCTTGCCGTTGTCCTGGTCCATTTCTTCGAGGATGTAGTCCTTGAGCGAGCCGGTGGCCTCGCGCAGCAGCGCGCTGTGCCCGGCGTCGAAATGATAGGCCGCGTCCAGCACCTGCAAGGCCAGGTACTGCCATTCCTCGTTGGTCTGCACGTGGTAGCGCAGGATTTCGCGGATCTTGAGCACGGCGAAGACGATGCCGTCGAGCTTGGAGTAGTCGCGCGAGAATATCTGCCCGTCGTTGATGCGCGGCGGCGGGGCGAGCAGCGTGTGCAGCTCCCTGCCGGGGTCTTTGCGCATGCGGTACTGGTCCAGGGCGATGACTGTGCCCATGCCGGCCTCCTGCGTGGTGCGATGCGGTCCTTGAAGCGCGCCGGCCCGGTGCGGCGCGGCGTTGACCTTCTCATCGGCCAGCTGACGGAAAACCTTACCGTGCCGCCCTGTCTTCTTCGGCGCCAAATCCTTGACCCCACGGGCGGCAATCCCTGCCCTGTAAAGACAAGTTAAGACGGCAACACACCGCAATCAAAGGAGCTTTCAGATTTTCCGCGCTTTGGCCCGATCATTGCTTCCGCGAAGCAAACGATCACACCGGCCCGCAGCGCGGGCCGCAAGGAGGCCCCGATGCGCGTTCTCGACATGGACCCGAGCCCCGAAGAAATCCGCGCCACGTTCGAAAAGCTGCGTGAAAGCCTGCGCCCGGACGTGCTCTGCGAGCTGCACAGCGGCGGCTTCCGCGACGCCATGATCGAGGAGTACGGCGCCCTGGCCACCGCCACCAACGACCTGCTGAACCTGTTGCGGAAAAACGGCTTTGCCACCAGCCTGGCCGATACCGACGCCTCGGCCTACGAGCACATCCTGGCCCGCCTGAGCACCGGCGCCCAGCGCTGCCGCCTGCTTATCGAGGAGTCCGCCAGCGTGGACGAGCAGGCCATGCTGGCCATCGCCCCCACGCCCACGCGCAGCGTCAACTGACGCCGCCCCCTTTTCGCAGCCCTCCCGGGGTTGCGCCGTGTCGCAGAAACCGCCGTCGTGGCGGTTTCTGTCGTTTCAGGGGCCGGAAACGCCGCCCGGCCCGCCCGCGCCGTGGTAGTCCTGCACGGGGCAGCGCCCGTCCAGGGCGGCGGCGGCGCCCCGGGCCATGACCAGGGCCTCGGTCAGCCCGAGAACGACCTCCACCGGGGCCAGGGGCGCCAGGCGGCGGGTCAGCCCGGCCACCAGCAGCGGGCTGCGGGCCAGGCCGCCGGTGAGCACCACCAGGTCCAGGGGCGCGGGGTCGTCGGCGGTTGTCAGGGCGGGCAGCAGCGAGGCCGCGTGCTTGGCCACGTTGTAGGCCAGGGCCTCGGCCAGGGCGCGGGCGGCCTCGTCGTCCGCCGCCACGCGGCGCTGCACCTCGCGGAAATCGTTGGTGCCCAGGTGGGCGAACAGCCCGCCCCGGCGCAGCACGGCGGTGCGCAGCCCGGGGATGTCGAACTGCCCGGACTCCAGCAGCCGCAGCACCTCCAGCACGGGCAGGGTGCCGGTGCGCTCCGGCGAGAAGGGCCCCTCGCCGTCCAGGGCGTTGGTCACGTCCACCACGCGGCCGCGCAGGTGGGCGCCGACGCTGATGCCCCCGCCCAGGTGGGCCACCAGGAGCTTGGCGGCGGCGTAGTCCAGCCCGTGGCGCGCGGCGGCCTCGCGGGCGGCCCCGCGCTGGGACAGGGCGTGGAATGTGCTGCGGCGGCTGACCTGGGGCAGGCCCGTGGGCCGCGCCTCGGGCAACAGTTCGTCGGTGACCACGGGATCGACCACGAAGGCGGGCACGCCCAGCTCGTCGGCCAGCTCGCGGGCCAGGGGCGCGCCCAGGTTGCAGGCGTGCTCGCCGTGGCGCGCGGCGCGCAGGTCGGCGAGCATGGCCGCCCCGATGGCGTAGGTGCCCCCGGGCAGCGGGGCCAGCAACCCGCCGCGCCCGACCACGGCATGCAGCCCGGCCAGCAGGGGCCGGGCTGCGTCCAGGGCGGAGTGCACGGCCCGGCGGCGCAGGGGCAGTTGGTCCCACACCGTGGGCAGGCCGCGCAGCTCGGCGCGCGGGTGCTCCAGCTCGCGGTCCAGCAGCGCGGTGTCGCCGTCCAGCAGCACGACCTTGGTGGTGGTGGACCCGGGGTTCACGGTCAGCACGCGGTGGCTCACGCGGGCTCCTCGCGGGCCAGGAAGGCGGCCAGGGCGATGGACAGGAACTTGGTGCGCGGCGAGTCGCCCCGCGAGGGCACGACGATGGGCACGCGGCTGCCCACCACCACCCCGGCCATGTCCAGGTCCAGCAGGGTGTTCAGGCACTTGTAGAGCACGTTGCCGCTCTCGATGTCCGGCGCGACGAGGATGTCGGCCTGCCCGGCCACGTCGCCCTGCACGCGCTTGAGGCTCGCGGCCTGGGGCGAGAGGGCCACGTCCAGGGCCATGGGCCCGGCCACGCGGGCGTCGCCGAATTCGCCCTGCTCGCCCATCTTGGCCAGCAGGTCGGCGTCCAGGGTGGCGGGCATGGCCGGAAAATTGACCTTTTCGGTGGCGGCGAGCATGGCCACCCGGGGCCGGGGGATGCCCAGGCGCCGGGCCACGCCCACGGCGTTGCGCACGATCTCCACCTTGCGCTGGAGGTTGGGGCGGATGTTCACGGCGGGGTCGGTGAGCAGCATCAGGCGGCCCGAGTGCGGCTCCTCGAAGAGCGTGACGTGGGACAGGATGCCCTTGGGCGCGGCGCCGTGCTCCTTGTCCAGCACGGCGCGCAAGAGCGTGGCCGTGGGCACCAGGCCTTTCATGATCAGCGCGGCGCGGCCCTGGCGGAAGAGGTCCACGGCCTGGCGCACGGCGGTTTCGTCGTCAGGGGTTTCGATCTGCTCGAAGGGCGTGATGTCCAGCCCGCGCTCGGCGGCCACGCGGGCGGTGGCGTCCATGTCGCCGATGAGCACGGGCTCGGCCAGCCCGGCCTGCCAGGCGGCCACGGCGGCGGCGAGCACGAAGCCGTTGGCCGAGCGGGCGATGGCCACGCGCGGCGGCGGCCCCTCAGGCAGGGCCTCGCGCACCAGGGCCCGGAGGCTGTCCACGGGCATGGGGCCCTCCTACTCGTCGCCGCGCTTGAGGGCGATCATGCCCGAGCGGCACAGGCTCTTGATGCCATGGGGCTTGAGCATGCCGATGAAGGCATCGACCTTGCCGCTGTCGCCGCTCATCTCCACGGTGATGCTTTTCTGGCCCATGCCCACCACGTTGGCGCGGAAGACCTCGAAGACCTGCATGATCTGGGTGGTGGCGGCGGGCTCCATGGCGACCTTGATGAGCACCAGCTCGCGGTCCACGAAATCGCGGCGGCGCAGGTCGTCCACACCGATGATGCAGTCCATGCCCTGCATCTCGGCGGTGATGCGCCCGATGTCCTCCTCGGAGCCGTCCAGGCCGATGGTCAGGCGCGAGATTTCCGGGTCTTCGGTCTCCCCGGCGGAGAGGCTCCGGATGTTCACGTTGTACTTGCGGATGGCCTGGGCCATGTCGGCCAGGACGCCGGGGCGGTTCCTGGTCAGGGCGGAGATGGTATGCGTCATGGTGGCTCCTGGTGACTCCTGGCGGCTCCTGGATGCGGGCTCGCGGGGGCCGCGGACGGTCCGGGCCCCGGGATGAGCATAGCCGGTTCCCGGGGCCCGGGCAACGCCCGGCAGGGCCTCAGCCCCGGGAGCGCAGGGCGATGCGCAGGCACAGGGCCGCGCCGCCCCAGGTGATGCCGAAGCCGATGCACAGCATGATGATGGCGCTGGTGTTCATGTGGTCCTCCGCAGGGTCGTGTCGGGCCGGGCGGCAAAGCCGGGCCGGCCCGGGGCCGCGCGCAGGGCCAGGCCCAGCAGCGCGCAGCCAAGGACCACGGCCCAGCCGTAGGCCAGCAGTTCGACGGTGCCGTAGCCGCCGTAGGGCGTGCCCAGGTCGCCGTACAGGTTCAGGCCCACCAGCAGCGTCAGGATGCCCGGCGTAAGATAGCGCAGGCACACGGACCACCACCGGCCCACGGCGAATTCGGACACCTCGTTGGCGTGCTCGCGCACCACCTCCAGGCGGCACAGCCAGGCCAAGAGGACGATCTCGGCCAGGGCCGCGCCGAGCACCCCGAAGTTGTTGATGAAGTGATCGACGATGTCCAGCACGTAGAGCCCGCCGCCCGTGCAGAAGACCAGCGAGACCGCGAAGCCCCCGGCGCACAGCGCGCTGGCCGTGGCCCGGCGGCTCCAGCCGAACTTGTCCATGAACGAGCTGACGCAGGCCTCGACGATGGAGATGTGCGAGCTGACCCCGGCCATGGTCAGGGACAGGAAGAACAGCGTGCCGAAGAACACGGGCATGGGCATGAGGTTGATGGCCATGGGGATGGTCACGAAGGCCAGGCCCACGCCGCCCCCGGCCACCTCGGCGATGGGCACGCCCTGCCGCGCGGCCATGTAGCCCAGCACGGAGAAGACCATCACGCCCGCGAGCATGGAGAAGCCGCAGTTGATGAACACGGTCATGAAGGCGTTGTTGCTGATGTCCGACCGGGCGGGCAGGTAGCTGGAATAGGCGATCATGATGGCAAAGCCCACCGAGAGGGTGAAGAAGATCTGCCCGTAGGCAGCCACCCAGACCCGGTAGTCGGCAAGGCGCGAGAAGTCGGGGGTGAACAGCCAGTTCACGCCGTCCATTGCGCCTTCGAGCCAGACGACCCGGGCGGTGAAGGCCAGCACGAGCAGGAACAGCACCGGCATGAGCACCTTGCCCGCGCGCTCGATGCCCGCGCGCACGCCCGACACGCAGGCCAGCCAGGTGATGGCCCAGGCCAGGGTCACGGCGCCGAGCACCGTGGGGCGCAGGGCGCCCAGCTCCAGGGCCCCGGAGGTCAGGCCCAGGAAGTCCTCGAAGAAGAAGGCCTTGGGGTCCGCGCCCCAGGCGCCGGTGAAGGCGAAGCCCACGTAGCTGATGGTCCAGCCGATGACGGCCACGTAGTAGACGGTGATCACGGCGGCGACCATGACCTGGGCCCAGCCCAGCCACTCCCAGCCGCGCGCGATGCAGGCGAAGGCCTTGGGCGCCGAGCCCCGGAAGCGGTGCCCCAGGGTGAATTCGAGAATCATGAACGGGATGCCGGCGGTGAGCATGGCGAAAAGGTAGGGCACCAGGAAGGCCCCGCCGCCGTTCTCGTAGGCCATGTAGGGAAAGCGCCAGATGTTGCCCAGCCCGATGGCCGAGCCCACCGCGGCGAGGATGAAGCCCAGGCGCGAGCCCCACTGTTCGCGTTGTGTCATGGAAAAAACCCTCGGTTATGGATTGCTGCTCCCGCCGCGCGCCTTGCCGGACGCGCGGCGGGCCCTGCATACCGCCCGGGGGAGGGTCTGTCCAGCCTGCGGGTTCAGTTCACCGCGCCCGGGCCGGGGTCGGCCTGGTTCACGGCGCGGTCGAGGTCGTCGGCCAGCAGGGCGCGCACCTGTTCGGTGTACGCGGCCAGGGCGCGCTGGTCGATGGCCGCCAGCACCTCGTCCTGGCTGGCCACGGCGCCAAAGGGCTTGGCAAAGGCGCACAGCAGGTGCAGCCCGGTCATGCGGCCCTGGACCATGACCGCCGCCAGCACGTTGGCCCGGCGCAGGCGGCCCTTGAGGGCCGAGGGCGTG includes these proteins:
- a CDS encoding MetS family NSS transporter small subunit translates to MNTSAIIMLCIGFGITWGGAALCLRIALRSRG
- a CDS encoding glycosyltransferase family 2 protein — translated: MTLAARDDLAFVLALRQRLDELGLRWTVACGCLDPAALRALGAVSHPGLHALPATGPQPLAEAVAALEGAAADAPVLLLDPRVIVPDDPRPLLAVPSGAPALLFGGGGGPVRAAFAPGPAGRAALEALAAGRPVPGAATAPPPAAKPWLAQPGQAVDCTGARLIMQRFLVPEAQATAPLTRNLLAGRLAPFARTVLGMARALRQADPDHDPAPAAPAWLGPHHALFAADAAPAPLLAIPQLPLVLEGVVLYLPPGMPGADQALTAHRAGQPWPVRPGAPAPDLAPARAALRAGRPRQAVAAFDAALGANRHHREALLGLLEALAGAGDDPACIAAAQHHLDSYPDDAEVAALLHAARLRDLGREAAASLRDDTGYRPGDFLVSALVSTYASEAFMEECLTDLLAQTVAERLEIIVIDAASPENEAAVVRRFQQRHHGIRFLRTPARIGIYRAWNHAALLASGRYLTPFSTNDRLAPDAYATLAAALDNTPGADLVFGDTRLTDTPHQTFAAHTPSAHSGGAWVWPQYSFEYNLASCTGGPHPMLRRSAIEAHGLFDERHKALADQDFFMRLGRLGRVRHIPAFTGLAWLSPSALSDESHTQGELRTLRERHRAAYAADGAALAVLNNLLAELDATIALEGREAARRFYAAHRPRLGASALTADLDRLLG
- the buk gene encoding butyrate kinase gives rise to the protein MSHRVLTVNPGSTTTKVVLLDGDTALLDRELEHPRAELRGLPTVWDQLPLRRRAVHSALDAARPLLAGLHAVVGRGGLLAPLPGGTYAIGAAMLADLRAARHGEHACNLGAPLARELADELGVPAFVVDPVVTDELLPEARPTGLPQVSRRSTFHALSQRGAAREAAARHGLDYAAAKLLVAHLGGGISVGAHLRGRVVDVTNALDGEGPFSPERTGTLPVLEVLRLLESGQFDIPGLRTAVLRRGGLFAHLGTNDFREVQRRVAADDEAARALAEALAYNVAKHAASLLPALTTADDPAPLDLVVLTGGLARSPLLVAGLTRRLAPLAPVEVVLGLTEALVMARGAAAALDGRCPVQDYHGAGGPGGVSGP
- a CDS encoding sodium-dependent transporter gives rise to the protein MTQREQWGSRLGFILAAVGSAIGLGNIWRFPYMAYENGGGAFLVPYLFAMLTAGIPFMILEFTLGHRFRGSAPKAFACIARGWEWLGWAQVMVAAVITVYYVAVIGWTISYVGFAFTGAWGADPKAFFFEDFLGLTSGALELGALRPTVLGAVTLAWAITWLACVSGVRAGIERAGKVLMPVLFLLVLAFTARVVWLEGAMDGVNWLFTPDFSRLADYRVWVAAYGQIFFTLSVGFAIMIAYSSYLPARSDISNNAFMTVFINCGFSMLAGVMVFSVLGYMAARQGVPIAEVAGGGVGLAFVTIPMAINLMPMPVFFGTLFFLSLTMAGVSSHISIVEACVSSFMDKFGWSRRATASALCAGGFAVSLVFCTGGGLYVLDIVDHFINNFGVLGAALAEIVLLAWLCRLEVVREHANEVSEFAVGRWWSVCLRYLTPGILTLLVGLNLYGDLGTPYGGYGTVELLAYGWAVVLGCALLGLALRAAPGRPGFAARPDTTLRRTT
- the ilvN gene encoding acetolactate synthase small subunit, translated to MTHTISALTRNRPGVLADMAQAIRKYNVNIRSLSAGETEDPEISRLTIGLDGSEEDIGRITAEMQGMDCIIGVDDLRRRDFVDRELVLIKVAMEPAATTQIMQVFEVFRANVVGMGQKSITVEMSGDSGKVDAFIGMLKPHGIKSLCRSGMIALKRGDE
- a CDS encoding Fur family transcriptional regulator, which encodes MAEQRPQRMTRQRKIILEELRKLKTHPTADELYEAVRARLPRISLGTVYRNLDVLQENGEVLKLESAGSQKRFDGDISPHYHVRCLRCGRVGDVMAEVQDVDVRGLSAPGFEITGGTIEFFGLCDRCQEQAAPARPQGPAGRQ
- a CDS encoding bifunctional enoyl-CoA hydratase/phosphate acetyltransferase, with amino-acid sequence MPVDSLRALVREALPEGPPPRVAIARSANGFVLAAAVAAWQAGLAEPVLIGDMDATARVAAERGLDITPFEQIETPDDETAVRQAVDLFRQGRAALIMKGLVPTATLLRAVLDKEHGAAPKGILSHVTLFEEPHSGRLMLLTDPAVNIRPNLQRKVEIVRNAVGVARRLGIPRPRVAMLAATEKVNFPAMPATLDADLLAKMGEQGEFGDARVAGPMALDVALSPQAASLKRVQGDVAGQADILVAPDIESGNVLYKCLNTLLDLDMAGVVVGSRVPIVVPSRGDSPRTKFLSIALAAFLAREEPA